TTTCTAGGAGTAATTTAGAAAGTTCTgcattagaattaaaattttctttaaaatatcattacagtaggtgaaacttgaaaacattatactaagtaacGGAGGGCAGACACAAAAAGCCGTATGTTGtctgatttcatttgtatgaagCATCCAGAATAGGCCAATCCATAGAGAAAGCAGACTAATGCTTACCAGCgacgtgggggaggggagaaatggggaatgactgctaaatGGGTATAGGGTTTTCCTTTTGCAGTGAGGAAAAGGTTCTgaaatagatgatgatgatggttgcacatcaTTGTGAATGttctaaaagccactgaattatacCCTCTCAAATGGTtgaaatggtcaattttatgttaacgtatattttaccacaataaaaaaatattgctataGTGATTGTCTAGTTTATATTGATGCTGTATTATGGTTTCTGCTGTCTCAAGTTAGTAACTATTTGTGAAAACTTAATTTTCTCTGTTATGTTTTATTTAGGTAAAATGATCCATTCTATGGTAGCTCATTTGGATGCTGTTACAAGTCTAGCAGTAGATCCTAATGGAATCTATTTAATGTCTGGAAGTAAGTCTGAACTTCCTGTATTGCCTACAAACTTTATAAAAGAATTGTTACTCAATAACAtactttatttgttcttttacagGCCATGATTGTTCTATTAGATTGTGGAATTTGGACAGCAAGACATGTGTGCAAGAAATAACAGCACATAGGAAGAAATTAGATGAATCAATTTATGATGTAGCTTTCCATCCATCAAAAGCATATATTGCCAGTGCAGGGGCTGATGCCCTGGCCAAAGTGTTTGTGTGAATCGACAGAAGCTCACATTCTAACAACAGACTTGCGTGGACAGAAAGAGGGTCTGCATCACTGCCATCAAAAAGCTTACTGATATGACACTACATGTGATCTGCCTGGTGAAGGCTATTGAGGACAGGCATAAATTGGTAGAAATCACATCTTAATGTCAGGCTCATTAATTTAATTGTAATTACTGTATTTTGTGGGACAAAAAAAAAGGACTCCAGTATTTGTGGCCTGTACTGGATATGAACTGAGCGTATGTCTGTTTTTTAGGTATCTTTAAGCCAATGTGGAGTCTGATCTTACAAAAAGACTTTTATTTTGGACTCTGTGTGCTGCCTTAGGGTTAGGAATGTGGTGCTCTTGTTGGGGGGAAGTGAGCTCCAAGAGTAGCTTTTTTTCATCTCTTAGTGATCTTCTGTTTATCAGTTGAATGCCACAGATTcccttttaaacttattttgctttaaaaaaaaaaaaagaaaatttaacttaaaatattttagcattagTTGCACaaaatgtttgaataaaattctagtttttataagtctttttatatatttagccTGTCACAACAGTGCTCAAGATTGTATTGAAGTTTTTCTGCATTATACAACCCTAAAACACAGAGATCTCACTGACCCGCTGCCGTGTAACCacactctttccttcttttgcctaATACAGCTCAGCTAAGTCCTTCCATAAGATGCTAAATCACCTTCATCATCACATAATTGTCTTCATAAACTGAGGACTATTAAGTGTATTAAAATGAAACAGTGGGGTTTAGTACTCCAAATgaactcttaaaaagaaaaaaaactaatctTGGCATCCTATCACTATGTGATATTTTGTACATCTTACTGTATTTACAAGTTTATTTATCAAGGATTATCCATCTTGCTAATAGcctattatttatttcactttttgttgGTCTTTATATCCTTTTATTAATGTGCTAAAGGAACCTGTATATCTATTTTGGAACACTTTGAATAGTCTAAAATAGactaaaaatggaatattttatagtTTGAGTTACAAACCAAGGTGATTCCCCCCAGATACATATCTTGGTTTACCATGATTCCAAACAAAACtatcttgtttaaaaatatttggagtaaaattttatttgcattacaAATAGGATACAAAAATAGTTGAATCAGGATACAGAAATCTGCTGTGTTTGGACTAgttatccctgttttattttttcagatgtgcTTAATTTTATGGTGTAACTAAAGATTTTGTTTGTGTAATGCATGATTAagacaataaagtattttttctagTCTTCCAAAAAACTTTTCTGATCAGTTTGCGAGTTTTGATGAGTTTTGTAAGGTTTTTGTTTTACAAACTATGAATCAGCAAATTTTTAAGATTGTACCACATAGCAAACATACAGCTgttgaaaaataatgtatataaaatgcatataataaatattaaattgtgtACCTGTAAGTTACTGTTGGCTACATTATTTTATGTTGAATAATAATGTGCAATACTTTACTCTCCATCATTAAACTAGGAAATGGAGATGATTTCTCAGTGAGTCCTTCATTTTTATGCtgttctttttaactttgtaCTGCTTATTGACATTCTAATAAGATTAGAACAGTTAACACTATTCAGAATGCCTTTCTAAGTATTTCACCCCATTTGGAGATAAGAAAAATCTTCTAttgaaataaattagataattcaaaataaccaaaaaatgcAGAGGTGCAGTTTTAAATCATTTCCTTAGACATCTTATTACTTTATTAAATCTGGATTTTAGTTAATCGTGTTGTTATTCCTATAGTCATAATGTTTCCACAAAAATGTTCACCAGAGAATAAACtgcatttttcattaaaagttgtccttataaataatataagtattaacattttcaaactttttccttCAACAAggtaatatcctttttctttgaAGGAAATTGCAGATGAAATTAGAAGGTAACATTAGAAAACTTGAGTGGCAAAGTTTTATTTCAATGCctactgcaaaaaaaaattacattgagaAATTTTATCTACCATAAAAATCTAAGTGGCAGTTTTAGTTATTGCTGGTGAAATAGTAacttttcagaaattttcctaaaatactagtttttctggttttctgaagATTCAACTTAAACGGgcacttttctcctcctcctcctcttttttttttttgaaataatttaagaacaAGCTTTTTCCAAAGCTAGTATTGTTTCTGGCAGCTATTCCAAACCAATGGGTTACTGTTTAACTGAAATGTGATTATCATCATTACAATGCATAACCTCTTTTGGAATGTATTAaaactgaaatgaataaaaattagtatatatgtttatttttctcttatctagtttgtatttttctctaCAGTATTAAACATTTGGAAGAGCCTAATGGATGCAGAAAGAATatcttactttcattttattgacGTGCTTCCATTTGTGACTTCTGGGAATTATGTAGATTCACTGACTATAAGTGGTGCTTTATACATAAAGTTTAAGAATACTTTTATATACAAACTTCAATATGTTgactttttcaatatttaatcaTTCTGCCTTCATATTTTAGTTATTCATGTacttatatttcaaatttaagtTATCCACTGAAGACCAACATCTCATTTAATGCATAAAGTTGTAAATGGGCTGGCATATTTGAAATTTAGGCATACCTGCTAAAGTTGGATTataatacatctttttaaaaattctcttgacTCTCTGCTTTTCAGTTGTTAACCCTTTATCTTGATTGTTtacttataaaaaataattgatagtAACTTAATAAAGTGCTCATTTCTGTTCTCTTGCTGATCTTTAGCTTCCCTGATTACCTCAGATGCCTCAAAACTGTGTCctttctaaaattaaagaaaaagcatttttaaaagggcTAAAGACTAGAggttcagttttcatttttttaagcagtGATACTCTCAGCTGAGAATTTGTGGTCTGTTTATTAGGGAAAAATCATGTTAagctcatttttgtttaattttatgagaacTCTTGTTATAGGAATGGATCATATTTGTAAGCTTTTTATAAAGGGGGGTGCTTTATTGACTTCCCATAACTCCATTCTGTCAAATTTTTATGTAGTGTCAAAGGCAATTTCAGTTTTGCCTCTCTGATACATAATCCTTTCATTCCCTTTACACAAGCCacaaaatttttagaagatttaCTGGAGTATATATATTATTCCACCCAGTTAACACCTTTTTCAGGCCAGCTGGCTGTAAACCATTTCAGAGAGGATCAGCGTGTGTGTAAAGGGAGATAGGGTGTGTAAGTGGATGAGGGACAGGACCGGTCCTGTCTGTAGAGAAGACAAGGAGGATGGGATGACAGGGCACCTCTGAGGGGAGAGTTGTTAGTGAGGGTGATAAGTAAAGGAGTTTGGATTGCTTTTCTTAGGAACCAGCTTCACAAGTGTGAGTAAAAATGTTAATCACAAAACATTTCTGTTGAACCAAGTAACCAAAAGCATCTCATACTGTTTAACCTGGTACTGGCTGTATGTAACGCCTagcacagtaggcactcaaattttattgaatgaaagagaaaataaacatagtcTTATTGcatgattttaagaaaaaattagatTGGTGTTTTCACATGAATTAGTGAATGTAGAATTTTTACCATGTCCTAGGGAGAGACACTTGGAATAATACAAGTAAGGCAGCTTAGAATAATAGTCGTTAGCAGTTTTATTGCTTAAATACTCAAACTACAATATTTTTTCCTGCAGTTCTGCTATTTGAAATACGTGCTTTTCTTTAAAGCTAAATGTTTGTGTTAAGtgaaaatttaccaccttaacctTTTTTCAGTACATAGATTACTATTTTAGAGTACAAGACAAATATATCtacacacatataaaattgaTATAGAAAAATACCAGGCAATCCTGCTATCTTGTTCAGTGTGGTATTTCAGTTCTAAGTTACTatgaaaatatactacaaaagCTTGATACCGAATTCCCTTCCATTTCTTCTGTGACTGATTATAACTTTTTAGTATATTAAGTAACAACTATTACTGATTGGTTTTAAGACAACATCTACTTCggtcaaaatatttatatttgaactAAGTTAAAGAGCTGCTTTCTATTtaagtttctctttcattttccttatataATATAGAATGATTAGAGAAGGAATGTTCCTTTTGGTCTAAGTATCAGATTCTTTTATTGAGCTATGGAATTTGCATAAATATCTATACATTTAATATTCATGTTAGAACTCGTAAGATTTTAATCCACGATATTTCCTCTTTCCTGAGTTTTTAAGGATCATGATTATGAAGCCTCAGCAGAGTGTTTTGAACAATTAGGTCTAAATTGTAATTAGATGGTAGTAGCTTTAAATGAATGCTTATTTGCTTAAAATAGTTGCTGGCATCTTTAACAGTTTTATATCTGATCCTGGTATGCTATATAGTATTTCAGTATTACGAGAATATAACTTATACATTATATCCCCTTGCAGTTTTTCTTTCACTTGTCATAATGTGACCATTATTGCTGGGATTCTAAGAAATCTCTACAAATTCCTCTAATGACATCGGAAACAATTGGTTCTAATCCTGTGAACTCTCTTGTGAAGAAAGCATGTGACTCCTTTGGTTTAGAGGCCATATCTTTCAGGTCATCCAGAGGTGCCCAAGCCACACCAACAGAGAAGATGGTGATACCTACAATGGAAACATTAAGTGAATTAAAACGAAGTTCCAgcttatatataaaattacatgcAAAGATTTTTCATATATTAGCACACAGCTGAAGAGAAAACTGGTAACGTCTGAAGAACTAAATCCCCTGTACCAAATTGTTAGGTAGGTTTTAACAGGCATTGTGATGAGAATGGCTCAACAGTTTGGTCAAAACCAGAAGCTTTGCTATTAGggtaatttaccacattaacagCTAAATCATATGATCacttacatagaaaaaaatttgatGTTTCAATATCCATCATGATAGAACACAGTaagctagaaatagaaggaaactttcttAGCCTGACAAAAAtgcctaaatatatatatatatatcaatccAAACCCTACAGCAAACATAGTGAAATGGTAAAAACTTCCCCTCTGAGGCTGGCATGAGAAAGGACTGCCTGCTGTCATCACTTCAATTAGTCGTTCTGGAGTCACAGCAAGGACAACAGGGCAAGAAAGAAGGGCATAACAAGATAGGATACGTAAATGGTCGGAGTTTTCTAAGGCTGCattgtcgggggggggggggaatggtGACTAGTCCTCTGTGAATAATGCCAAGTTTcttccatttcaatttttatatttttacattggCAACACCAGTAGTCAGAAATCGTCAGTCTTTAATCCCAAAGCAAAAATCTCCTGGTGATGAAAACAGCCAAGGAGAAATGTCTGTGAAGCTAGAATTTCTTCCAGTCACACAAGGCATTCCATCTGCATTCCCTTGAGCTACTAGAAGATTTTCCCTCCAACTGTACATGTGGTTAGGTGATGTGACGTTAGTTCGATTCACCTCGTTCCCGATTGTGGAAGTGGTGTAGCAGAGTCTTAGTGTAGACTACCATCTCTCTCATGGGTGAAGTTCCCCATAAAATTTTGAGAGTTTCTGAAAGAGCCCCTCCTATCCAAGGATTCTAGTGGTATACAGTGCTCAGAGTTGTCAATACTTAAGATATAAACCCATTTATTTGCAAATAAGCAGGTTTATGATGGAAAAGCTACTTGAAAAGCTACTTGAAACGATTTCTGATTTATCACCACCAGCCAATCCTCTCTCGCTGGCAAGAGAGAAAAGGTCAAAAATTTTCCTCCCTcctgtttttctcacttttcattCTGCATTCAAGCTCAGATTATTTAGCTCAGGCCCAGTATATAAttacaggtttttttgttttttttttttaaacttgtggTCTATCCCTGAAAGCCTACCCTATTTTCTGGCTTTTGTTAACTTTCACTTCATTATCACTAAAAGATAACTTTCATGAAAATAGTCTAGCCCAGCCTCCTAAAAGTCAATTGACCACATCGGGGGAAAATGTATTTGAATTAACCTGGTTCACTTTAGCCTGAAGCCAATCCTGTTAACCAGAAATTAGTTCAGTAAGCTGCACTTTTAAGGAGTATGATAGCGAACAGGTGTTCAACATAGGCTAGTAGCTGACGTATAAAATAAACCAGTGTATAGCTTAAATGGCATGTATCAGCTCTCTGTCCTACTTTATAAAAACTGCTCCATCAATATCTATAAAAGTACATAAGTGCATTAGCAGAGGTGCTAATTGTACAAAAGGGAAAAGGTTAAGTCATTAGGAATTAAATAGGGAAAAGTGCAGAAGAGTGTAGAAAAATGCAAGGACGCTAAttccgcacccccccccccccaagttagcatttttgtttcttaaatattattgGACTCCAGTCACTCAGTTTTATCCCAGGAAAGGGAACCTCAGCTTTATCTTGGCCTATTTGATCTCAGCACGTTATGTTAATGTCTTCAGAAACTAGAGGCCTTTGCCAAAAGAAATATTAAGGTTGggataagggagaaaaaaacccttTTCATATCTTTTAATAACATCAGAGTGTGTGTTCATTATCTCAAGAAAGACACCAGAAAGGAAGTTTAGATGGGATGGTATTAAAGTCTTTATTGGTGACCTTAGCATCTAGAAAACTCATGCCAGACTGAAAACTACTAAAAAAGAGTTAGGATAAATTATCAAATAGATTCATAATACTTTGTTATAAAGGGGGATATATTCCAAGTttgagccaaatgtgaggactTGTAACGTATTTCCTTGATGTATGACATGGTTCTCATGGCAGTTCCAAGATAGTGTGGTTAGGCGTGGACtcagccagactgcctgggtttgaatatTGGCCTCaacactagctgtgtgattttgaggaagtttcttatctgtagaatgaGATTAATAGGGCTGCTTTGAcaattaaatcagttaatattgggtaaagctcttagaacaatgAGTGCTACACTGTAGGTGTttgttcaataaaataaatgcttaagTTTATATTTACTCCTAAAATTCACTGAACCCCTCCCTTGGTTCCCTTCCCAGTCAAAGGACAAGGACCTTACCTGCATCATGTGCAGCAGCTGCAGGACCTCGAACGTCATCGTAGGACTGCCCGTCTGTGACAATCACCAGGAAGTTCTTGTTGGGGCTATCCCTCATGGGACCAAACACGTTTCTAACAGTAAAGGAAATGGCGTCACCAGTAGCCGTTCCGCCACTCATGTAGCGGATGTTTCTGATAACGGCCAGGACATTCTCTTTGGTGCTATAGTCAGTGAAACTGAACTCTGTGCGCTGATCATAGGTGAACTGTACAGCAGCTATCTTGGCACCAATGTCCGAAATTTCAAAAGTCTTGGCTATGTTGGAAACAAATTCAAGCATGAGGCGGAAATTGCTGTCTCCAACACTGCTGGAGCCGTCAATTAGAAAGGCGATGTTCACCGAGTTATAACAGGTCTTGCTGCACATCATTTGCTCGTGAGCGCAGAGCTTCTGCACCAGAGGCTTTACATATTTCGTGGTGCCAAACCAGTTGGGCATGTGGTAAGAGAAGAAGCCATTATTCCGACAGACAGCCTAATGGAGGAGACATAAAAGAGATCCAAAGTTGCttcttcttaaaaattatgaGAACATTACATCTTGAATGTTTAAAGTTAATCCAGGTATGGGCCAGTCAGCACTAGGCCTCGAGGTCCAAAACTGAATGAGTACCATAACAGAAGACACCCTTCACCTCCTTACCTTGTCAACAAATGCAACATCCTGAACCATCCCCAGTTCTTCAGGGATAGGCTTTGCCACGGAAACTATAAATACATTGACGCCAAACTCTCTGGCCACAATGCCTGCTTCCTCGATATCATCAGAAGGCCAGCCATCAATAAATACCACCACCACTTTGGGGATCCCTTTTCTCACTCCAGTGTCTGCTGTGAAAAATTTCTGGGCGGTGTGCTTCAAGGCTTTTCCTAGGTTCGAAAAAGAAGCAAAGTGGAACAGCACCCCTTCTCAAATGACATTTCTATTTCCCTGTACCAACTTGATGCCACCA
The DNA window shown above is from Equus quagga isolate Etosha38 chromosome 2, UCLA_HA_Equagga_1.0, whole genome shotgun sequence and carries:
- the COCH gene encoding cochlin codes for the protein MSAAWIPVLCLGVCLLLPEPAGSEGAVPIAITCFTRGLDIRKEKADVLCPGDCPLEELSVFGNIVYASVSSICGAAIHRGVIGNSGGPVRIYSLPGRENYSSVVANGIQSQTLSRWSASFTVTKGRSGTQEATGRAVSTARPATEKRLKKTPEKKAGNKDCKADIAFLIDGSFNIGQRRFNLQKNFVGKVALMLGIGTEGPHVGLVQASEHPKIEFYLKNFTSAKDVLFAIKEVGFRGGNSNTGKALKHTAQKFFTADTGVRKGIPKVVVVFIDGWPSDDIEEAGIVAREFGVNVFIVSVAKPIPEELGMVQDVAFVDKAVCRNNGFFSYHMPNWFGTTKYVKPLVQKLCAHEQMMCSKTCYNSVNIAFLIDGSSSVGDSNFRLMLEFVSNIAKTFEISDIGAKIAAVQFTYDQRTEFSFTDYSTKENVLAVIRNIRYMSGGTATGDAISFTVRNVFGPMRDSPNKNFLVIVTDGQSYDDVRGPAAAAHDAGITIFSVGVAWAPLDDLKDMASKPKESHAFFTREFTGLEPIVSDVIRGICRDFLESQQ